CGTCTACGTGCGCGAGCTGTCGGACGAGGAGGTGCGCGATCTCTATCAATTCCGGTCGCTGCTCGACAGCCATGCCGGCCGCATGGCCTCACAGCTTCCCGATGCCCGCCGCCAGGCACTGGTCGCGGCGCTGGAGCCGTGCACGCAGGCGATGGACGCGGCCATCCGCGACCAGAATCCGCAGGCCTACTACCGGGAAAACCTGCGCTTTCACTGGTTGTTCATCGAATACGCCGGGAATCGGGAGATCGCCAAGACCTATCGGGAGGTGATCCACAAGCTGCATCTTGCCCGCCTGAAGAACCTGTCCACCGCGGAACACCGCGAGCAATCGAACGCCGAGCACAAACAGATCGTCAAGGCGCTGCGCGAGTCCACGACCATCGCGCATGCCAACTATTGCGCGGAGCTGCTGGCGCATCACGTGATCAATGCGCACGACCGTCTGTCCGCGATGTAGCGGCGGGCGGCCATAGGCCGGCTGCCGCGACGGGACGACGCCGGCATGCATGACGGCCGGATCGTCAGGCGGCGCGTGGAGGAGCGCGCCCGCCGCCAGCGGACTTGCGTCGCACGAATCACCCATCCACCACAAAGAGGAGACATACATGAACCGCCGTTCCTTCCTGCTTGGCGCGGGCGCCGCCGCGATGAGCCTGCCGCATCTGTCTTTCGCGGAACCGAAGTTTCCCGATCGCCCGATCACCTACATCGTGCCCGTTGCGCCCGGCGGCGGCAGCGACTATGTGGGGCGCGCCACCACCAGCGCCTGGGGCAAGGCGCTGGACACGACTTTCGTCGTGGAAAATCAGAGCGGCGGCGGCGGCGTTATCGCCTGCCAGAAAACGATGCGGTCCAAGCCCGATGGCTACACGCTGATGCAGGGCTACGTCGCCACGCTGGGTACGAGCCCCGCCACGCGCAAGGTGCCCTACGATCCCGTGCAGGACTTCACCGCCGTCGGCATGATCGGCGGCACGCCCAATGTGCTGGTGGTGAACGCCAGGCTGCCCATCGATAACCTGAAAGCGTTCATCGCGTACGCCAAGGCGCACAACACCATGAACTACGGTTCGGCGGGCGCCGGCTCGCTGACCCACCTGCTGATGGAGCTGCTGCAGCAACAGGCGGGCACGAAAATGGTGCACATCGCCTATAAGGGCATTGCGCCGGCTTTCACGGACCTGCTGGGCCAGCAGACCCAAGCCATGTTCCCCGGGCTGGCCGCTGCCGTGCCGCATCTGCGCGCGGGGAGCGTGCGGGCCATTGCCCTGACGGGCGATCGCCGCAATCCCGGCTTTCCCGACGTGCCGACCTTCAAGGAGCTGGGCTTCGATGGCTTCGACGACGTACTGCAATGGTATGGCGTCTCGGGCCCGGCCGGCATGGACGGCGGCGTGGTGCAGATCTTGAACAGCTCGCTCAACAAGGTGCTGAAGGACCCGGCCTTGACCAAACAGTTGGACACCGAGGCCATTATCCCCATGCCCATGTCGCCCGCCGAGTTCGCCGCCTACGTCCGCAAGGACTTCGAACGCTGGTCCCAGTTGGCCAAGGCGCAGAATATCCGCCTGGACGCCTGATTGCGCGCGGGTATTGCGCCCGCTGATTTCCAACCCTTCAATGTAGAGACCCCATGGCCCTGAACACCAAGATCGAAGCCGACCGCAATGCGCCGCCGGTGACCCGCACACTTGCCGAACATGTCGTGAACCACCCCTCCCGCGGCTGGGGCGACGATGTGGAGCACGAGGCCCATCGCACTTTCATGAACTGGCTGGGCTGCGCGGTGGGCGCGTCCCGCCACGAAGCGGCCTTGGCGGCGCTGCGCGCCGTCCAGGCGCTGCAGCCCTCCGCCCAGGCGACCATCCTGGGGCGGGGCGAGCGCGTCGATATCGCCAGCGCGGCGCTGATAAACGGCATCACGTCGCACACCTTCGACTTCGACGACACGCACCTGAAGACCATCATTCATCCGGCCGGCCCGGTGTGCTCGGCGGTGCTGGCGCTGGCCGAGCTTACCGGCGCCAGCGGGCGCCAGATCATCGACGCCGTGGTGCTGGGCATCGACGTCTCGTGCCGCGTCGGCAATATGCTTTACCCGCATCACTACGACCGCGGCTGGCACATTACCGGCACCACGGGCGGCCTGGGGGCGGCGGCGGCATGCGCGCGCCTGCTCGGTCTGAGCGTGGACCAGACGCAGATGGCGCTGGGCATTGCGGCCTCGCAGCCGGTGGGCCTGCGCGAGCAGTTCGGCACCATGACCAAGCCCTTCCATCCTGGCGGCGCCGCCAAGGCCGGGCTGATGGCGGCCTTGCTGGCGCGCGAGGGCTTTACGTCGAGCAAGCGCGCCATCGAGGCGCCGCGCGGCTTCGCCCAGGTCGTATCGACCAAGTTCGACTGGAACGAGATCACGGACCAACTCGGCAAACGCTTCGAGATTTCGTTCAACGCCTACAAGCCCTTCGCCTGCGGCATCGTGATCCACCCCAGCATCGACGCGTGCGTGCAACTGCGCGCCAAGGGTGTGACGCCGGAAAACCTGGCCCGCATCGATCTGCGCGTTCACTCGCTGGTGCTGGAACTGACCGGCAAGAAAGAACCGGTGGACGGGCTGGAAGGCAAGTTCAGCGTGTACCACGGCTGCGCCGCCGGGCTCATCTTCGGCCGCGCGTCGGAAGACGAATACGCGGATGACATCGTCAACCGCCCTGACGTGGTGGACGTGCGCCGCAAAGTCGTGGCAACCGTGGACGACGCGATCGACGAGGCGAGCGTGGATGCCGTTGCCACCCTGAAGGACGGCAGCAAGGTGCACATCTTCGTGGAGCATGCCATCGGATCGCTGCAGCGGCCGATGAGCGACGCCGATCTCGAAGCCAAGTTCAGCGGCATGTCCGACCCCATCCTGGGCGCGGACCAGACCCGCAA
The sequence above is a segment of the Bordetella genomosp. 9 genome. Coding sequences within it:
- a CDS encoding GntR family transcriptional regulator codes for the protein MDWLSPPVGQETFEEIKNTSLGKLVRDQLLNQILAGEFAPGQALRESELVERLKVSRVPVREALRELESSGLVVSRKHSGVYVRELSDEEVRDLYQFRSLLDSHAGRMASQLPDARRQALVAALEPCTQAMDAAIRDQNPQAYYRENLRFHWLFIEYAGNREIAKTYREVIHKLHLARLKNLSTAEHREQSNAEHKQIVKALRESTTIAHANYCAELLAHHVINAHDRLSAM
- a CDS encoding Bug family tripartite tricarboxylate transporter substrate binding protein; protein product: MNRRSFLLGAGAAAMSLPHLSFAEPKFPDRPITYIVPVAPGGGSDYVGRATTSAWGKALDTTFVVENQSGGGGVIACQKTMRSKPDGYTLMQGYVATLGTSPATRKVPYDPVQDFTAVGMIGGTPNVLVVNARLPIDNLKAFIAYAKAHNTMNYGSAGAGSLTHLLMELLQQQAGTKMVHIAYKGIAPAFTDLLGQQTQAMFPGLAAAVPHLRAGSVRAIALTGDRRNPGFPDVPTFKELGFDGFDDVLQWYGVSGPAGMDGGVVQILNSSLNKVLKDPALTKQLDTEAIIPMPMSPAEFAAYVRKDFERWSQLAKAQNIRLDA
- a CDS encoding MmgE/PrpD family protein, whose product is MALNTKIEADRNAPPVTRTLAEHVVNHPSRGWGDDVEHEAHRTFMNWLGCAVGASRHEAALAALRAVQALQPSAQATILGRGERVDIASAALINGITSHTFDFDDTHLKTIIHPAGPVCSAVLALAELTGASGRQIIDAVVLGIDVSCRVGNMLYPHHYDRGWHITGTTGGLGAAAACARLLGLSVDQTQMALGIAASQPVGLREQFGTMTKPFHPGGAAKAGLMAALLAREGFTSSKRAIEAPRGFAQVVSTKFDWNEITDQLGKRFEISFNAYKPFACGIVIHPSIDACVQLRAKGVTPENLARIDLRVHSLVLELTGKKEPVDGLEGKFSVYHGCAAGLIFGRASEDEYADDIVNRPDVVDVRRKVVATVDDAIDEASVDAVATLKDGSKVHIFVEHAIGSLQRPMSDADLEAKFSGMSDPILGADQTRKLIDACWQLAKAADVRGLAALARPAA